The Callithrix jacchus isolate 240 chromosome 20, calJac240_pri, whole genome shotgun sequence genome has a window encoding:
- the CTRL gene encoding chymotrypsin-like protease CTRL-1 isoform X2, translating into MLLLSLTLSLVLLSSSWGCGLPAIKPALSFSQRIVNGENAVPGSWPWQVSLQDSSGFHFCGGSLISQSWVVTAAHCNVSPGRHFVVLGEYDRSSNAEPLQVLSISRAITHPSWNPTTINNDLTLLKLASPAQYTTRISPVCLASSNEALTEGLTCVTTGWGRLSGVGNVTPARLQQVALPLVTVNQCRQYWGSRITDSMICAGGAGASSCQGDSGGPLVCQKGNAWVLIGIVSWGTKDCNVRAPAMYTRVSKFSAWINQVIAYN; encoded by the exons ATGTTGCTGCTTAGCCTGACTCTAAGCCTGGTTCTCCTCAGCTCCTCCTGGG GCTGCGGCCTTCCTGCCATCAAACCGGCACTGAGCTTCAGCCAGAGGATTGTCAACGGGGAGAATGCAGTGCCGGGCTCCTGGCCCTGGCAGGTGTCCCTGCAG GACAGCAGCGGCTTCCACTTCTGTGGTGGTTCTCTCATCAGCCAGTCCTGGGTGGTCACTGCTGCCCACTGCAATGTCAG CCCTGGCCGTCACTTTGTTGTCCTGGGCGAGTATGACCGATCATCCAACGCAGAGCCCCTGCAGGTTCTGTCCATCTCTCGG GCCATTACGCACCCTAGCTGGAACCCCACCACCATAAACAATGACTTGACACTGCTGAAGCTCGCCTCGCCAGCCCAGTACACAACACGCATCTCACCAGTGTGCCTGGCATCCTCGAACGAGGCTCTAACTGAAGGCCTCACGTGTGTCACCACCGGCTGGGGTCGCCTCAGTGGTGTGG GCAATGTGACACCAGCACGTCTGCAGCAGGTGGCTTTGCCCCTGGTCACTGTGAATCAGTGCCGGCAGTACTGGGGCTCACGTATCACTGACTCTATGATCTGCGCAGGTGGCGCAGGTGCCTCCTCGTGCCAG gGTGACTCTGGAGGCCCTCTTGTCTGCCAGAAGGGAAATGCGTGGGTGCTTATTGGTATTGTCTCCTGGGGCACCAAAGACTGCAATGTGCGCGCACCTGCTATGTACACCCGAGTTAGCAAGTTCAGCGCCTGGATCAACCAGGTCATAGCCTACAACTGA
- the CTRL gene encoding chymotrypsin-like protease CTRL-1 isoform X1, with the protein MLLLSLTLSLVLLSSSWGCGLPAIKPALSFSQRIVNGENAVPGSWPWQVSLQDSSGFHFCGGSLISQSWVVTAAHCNVSPGRHFVVLGEYDRSSNAEPLQVLSISRAITHPSWNPTTINNDLTLLKLASPAQYTTRISPVCLASSNEALTEGLTCVTTGWGRLSGVGNVTPARLQQVALPLVTVNQCRQYWGSRITDSMICAGGAGASSCQVSHGTPSPAHLPIPHIHFSLPLPSQGDSGGPLVCQKGNAWVLIGIVSWGTKDCNVRAPAMYTRVSKFSAWINQVIAYN; encoded by the exons ATGTTGCTGCTTAGCCTGACTCTAAGCCTGGTTCTCCTCAGCTCCTCCTGGG GCTGCGGCCTTCCTGCCATCAAACCGGCACTGAGCTTCAGCCAGAGGATTGTCAACGGGGAGAATGCAGTGCCGGGCTCCTGGCCCTGGCAGGTGTCCCTGCAG GACAGCAGCGGCTTCCACTTCTGTGGTGGTTCTCTCATCAGCCAGTCCTGGGTGGTCACTGCTGCCCACTGCAATGTCAG CCCTGGCCGTCACTTTGTTGTCCTGGGCGAGTATGACCGATCATCCAACGCAGAGCCCCTGCAGGTTCTGTCCATCTCTCGG GCCATTACGCACCCTAGCTGGAACCCCACCACCATAAACAATGACTTGACACTGCTGAAGCTCGCCTCGCCAGCCCAGTACACAACACGCATCTCACCAGTGTGCCTGGCATCCTCGAACGAGGCTCTAACTGAAGGCCTCACGTGTGTCACCACCGGCTGGGGTCGCCTCAGTGGTGTGG GCAATGTGACACCAGCACGTCTGCAGCAGGTGGCTTTGCCCCTGGTCACTGTGAATCAGTGCCGGCAGTACTGGGGCTCACGTATCACTGACTCTATGATCTGCGCAGGTGGCGCAGGTGCCTCCTCGTGCCAGGTGAGCCATGGCACCCCATCCCCGGCACACCTCCCAATCCCCCACATtcacttctccctccctcttccttctcaggGTGACTCTGGAGGCCCTCTTGTCTGCCAGAAGGGAAATGCGTGGGTGCTTATTGGTATTGTCTCCTGGGGCACCAAAGACTGCAATGTGCGCGCACCTGCTATGTACACCCGAGTTAGCAAGTTCAGCGCCTGGATCAACCAGGTCATAGCCTACAACTGA